Genomic window (Bacteroidales bacterium):
GATACATAGTCCCTATAGGACAATACACCTTAACTTCAATTTTATTTCTTAGGGCTGTAAACCCGGCATAACCTAACCCGACACAAAGTGTCGTGTAACGATTGAAATGGAATCGAGTCCTGTAAGGACGGCATATTTACGTCCATAAAAATGATTCATTGAAGTCGACCTCATATTCTTTCAGAAACGCATGATATTCTTCCCTGAACGAAACTTTTTCATGGTGTCTCTTTTGATTTTCAATATACTTTTTTATTGTTTCTACTTTTGATTGACTAACGGAATAACCCGAATATCCGCCTTGCCATTCAAAATTATCATAATGCACTCCTTTTGTTTTTATCCAACGGCTGCTGTTTCCTTTTATTTTTTTGATAAAGTCGGCCAACGAAATATTTTTCGAAAAGGTTGACAATATATGTA
Coding sequences:
- the tnpA gene encoding IS200/IS605 family transposase; its protein translation is MSQSLSKLYVHIIFHVKNERSLILEENEKELYAYIGGIIKQTQSFPIQINGVANHIHILSTFSKNISLADFIKKIKGNSSRWIKTKGVHYDNFEWQGGYSGYSVSQSKVETIKKYIENQKRHHEKVSFREEYHAFLKEYEVDFNESFLWT